One genomic region from Arthrobacter sp. YN encodes:
- a CDS encoding chitobiase/beta-hexosaminidase C-terminal domain-containing protein produces MVVDRPKHASRPLNPISRPSLTKRLLGLLLGPALVMGGFALTTAAPAAAAEPPCAGTGGAMQIVAHTDDDLLFLSPDFMRDIQAKRCVQTVFATAGEAGEGATYWRSLESGIQASYAKMAGVSNSWTTSDAGVPGRPLTLRTLNGAPNVSVVYMRLPDGFPNGLGSAAYNSQSILKLWDGRLSSIRPVDNAATFTKSQFQSALNRLVANFQPTTFRTQDWTGNFTSPYDHSDHWATAKFAQLATRSYTGPHTSMAYDAYVIDEYAQNVTGAELTAKVDTFVRFADFDMYVCSSPGEGCPDSPYDEWLKRQYITAIEWVGNAAKSAGTTVTASSQKAAAQSPEKVRDGYHWGTPMDATREWVSAGEKAGSWVQYNFTPTRTINAVTLSDRPLLTDQITGGNLQFSDGSTVAVPSLPNNGSGLTIKFPAKTVSSVRLNITSVSAGTTNAGLAEFEAYLGTDNVAPVVTAAPPGGTYAVGQAITLTANETSTIYYTTNGSTPTTASSKYTAPLTLSGPLTLKYFAVDSANNSSAVVTQTYSTGPDVIKPVVTANPVGGQYAPGTTITLTANEPADIRYTTDGTDPLTAGLPYTTAIPFNGPGPMTLKYFARDTAGNVSEVATQTYTVPPDTAAPTVTANPTSRALASGATIALSANEPAAIYYTTNGSTPTATESPTNIKYNAANPIVMGSSTLVLKYIGVDTAGNTSAVGTQTYTVPAAGPPSAHDYNGDGRADVLAADTAGNLYLYPGNGSGGLDPRKIALAAPAWSTITDTVTPGDFNKDGKPDLLARAGDILWFYPGDGAGSFGARTQVSTGWSTMTQLFSPGDFSGDGIPDFIGRRSNGELRMYEGNGTGGQRTPYTVGWGWDVMSAIFSTGDFNGDGKGDVLARRTDTGALWLYPGNGSGGWLQWTQIGTGWGTRTAVAGPRDLDGDGRNDVVGRIGDTLWLYPGSGGGTFSNVPPISLGTGWQAMKVIA; encoded by the coding sequence ATGGTTGTGGACCGTCCAAAACACGCCAGTCGTCCTCTCAATCCGATCAGCCGCCCTTCTTTAACCAAACGCCTTCTGGGCCTTCTCCTGGGGCCCGCGTTGGTCATGGGCGGGTTCGCCCTCACCACCGCAGCTCCCGCCGCTGCTGCTGAACCGCCGTGCGCGGGCACGGGCGGCGCCATGCAGATCGTGGCGCACACCGATGATGACCTGCTCTTCCTCAGCCCGGACTTCATGCGCGATATTCAGGCGAAGCGTTGCGTTCAAACAGTGTTCGCCACCGCCGGCGAGGCCGGCGAAGGCGCCACCTACTGGCGCAGCCTCGAATCAGGGATCCAGGCAAGCTACGCCAAGATGGCCGGAGTCTCCAACAGTTGGACTACCTCCGACGCCGGCGTCCCAGGACGCCCGCTGACCCTGCGGACCCTCAACGGTGCCCCCAACGTCTCCGTGGTGTACATGCGGCTGCCGGACGGCTTTCCCAATGGCTTGGGCAGCGCCGCGTACAACAGCCAGAGCATCCTCAAACTCTGGGACGGCCGGCTGTCCTCCATCCGCCCGGTGGACAACGCTGCAACCTTCACCAAGTCCCAGTTCCAGTCAGCGTTGAACCGCCTCGTGGCAAACTTCCAGCCCACCACTTTCCGCACCCAGGACTGGACCGGGAACTTCACCAGCCCCTACGACCACAGCGACCACTGGGCCACCGCAAAATTTGCCCAGCTTGCCACCCGCAGCTACACCGGACCTCACACGTCCATGGCCTACGATGCCTATGTCATTGATGAATACGCCCAGAACGTGACCGGGGCTGAGCTCACCGCCAAGGTGGACACGTTTGTACGGTTCGCTGATTTCGACATGTACGTCTGCAGCAGTCCCGGCGAGGGCTGCCCGGACTCCCCTTATGACGAGTGGCTGAAACGGCAATACATTACGGCCATCGAGTGGGTGGGCAACGCTGCCAAATCCGCAGGTACCACCGTCACTGCGTCGTCGCAGAAGGCTGCAGCGCAAAGCCCGGAAAAGGTCCGCGACGGGTACCACTGGGGAACCCCGATGGATGCCACCCGGGAATGGGTCTCCGCCGGGGAAAAGGCCGGCAGCTGGGTCCAATACAACTTCACCCCCACCCGGACCATCAATGCGGTCACCCTGTCCGACCGCCCCCTCCTGACGGATCAGATCACCGGCGGCAACTTGCAGTTCTCGGATGGAAGCACTGTGGCGGTCCCGTCCCTGCCCAATAACGGATCGGGCCTCACCATCAAGTTTCCTGCCAAGACAGTGAGCTCGGTACGGCTCAACATCACCTCAGTCAGTGCCGGCACCACCAACGCCGGGCTGGCCGAATTTGAGGCCTACCTTGGCACCGACAACGTGGCCCCCGTCGTCACCGCGGCGCCCCCGGGTGGAACCTACGCGGTGGGCCAGGCCATCACCCTCACCGCCAATGAAACATCCACCATTTACTACACCACCAACGGAAGCACCCCGACGACGGCCAGCAGCAAGTACACCGCTCCGCTGACGTTGAGCGGCCCGCTGACCCTGAAGTACTTCGCCGTGGACAGCGCGAACAACTCCTCCGCCGTGGTCACGCAGACCTACTCCACCGGCCCGGATGTCATCAAGCCCGTGGTGACCGCCAACCCGGTGGGTGGCCAGTACGCTCCGGGCACCACCATCACACTGACCGCGAACGAGCCCGCCGATATCCGGTACACCACCGACGGGACCGATCCACTGACGGCCGGGCTCCCCTACACCACGGCGATTCCCTTCAACGGTCCCGGTCCCATGACGTTGAAGTACTTCGCCAGGGATACCGCGGGCAACGTCTCTGAGGTGGCCACCCAGACGTACACCGTGCCACCGGACACCGCGGCCCCCACCGTGACGGCCAACCCCACCAGCCGTGCCTTGGCCAGTGGAGCCACCATCGCGCTGTCCGCCAACGAGCCTGCCGCCATCTACTACACCACCAACGGCAGTACGCCCACGGCCACGGAGTCACCCACCAACATCAAATACAACGCTGCCAATCCGATCGTCATGGGCAGCTCCACCTTGGTGCTCAAGTACATCGGAGTAGACACCGCCGGCAACACCTCGGCCGTGGGCACCCAGACCTACACCGTGCCCGCAGCCGGACCGCCATCGGCCCATGACTACAACGGTGACGGCAGGGCGGACGTACTGGCCGCCGATACCGCCGGGAACTTGTATCTGTACCCCGGCAACGGATCCGGCGGGCTGGACCCACGGAAGATCGCACTGGCCGCACCTGCCTGGTCCACCATCACGGACACCGTCACCCCCGGCGACTTCAACAAGGACGGCAAACCCGACCTCCTGGCAAGGGCGGGTGACATCCTCTGGTTCTACCCCGGCGACGGGGCAGGCAGCTTCGGGGCACGTACCCAGGTCAGCACGGGCTGGAGCACCATGACGCAGCTCTTCTCCCCCGGCGACTTCAGCGGCGATGGCATCCCCGATTTCATCGGCCGTCGAAGCAACGGCGAGCTCCGGATGTACGAAGGAAACGGCACCGGAGGACAGCGGACTCCCTACACGGTGGGCTGGGGCTGGGACGTCATGAGCGCCATCTTCAGCACCGGCGATTTCAACGGCGACGGCAAGGGAGATGTACTGGCGCGCCGTACCGACACAGGCGCATTATGGCTGTATCCGGGCAATGGTTCCGGGGGCTGGCTGCAATGGACGCAGATCGGGACAGGCTGGGGAACCCGCACTGCGGTGGCCGGGCCGCGGGACCTTGACGGCGACGGCCGGAACGACGTCGTGGGCCGCATCGGAGACACCTTGTGGCTGTATCCCGGATCGGGAGGCGGAACGTTCAGCAACGTACCGCCGATCAGCCTCGGCACCGGCTGGCAGGCCATGAAAGTCATCGCCTAG
- a CDS encoding gamma-glutamyl-gamma-aminobutyrate hydrolase family protein — MKSSEVARPRIGVPIRLSSSDTPDARVGEANQLFTYIVDLLREAGAQPVLLTPVSADSAGRLAAEMQMLDGVLLPGGGDIDPRLYGQDPEDSLYDVNREQDHLDVDVARATIDAGLPLLGVCRGHQLLNVLYGGTLIQDMVPTSVTHSGLDPHDPAASEWAWHDVRLTAGSKAAALYGAPGGTTIKIASGHHQAVDRVGEGLVVTAIADDGTVEALEDPTRWVASVQWHPEASLIPDAERLLPFKKFVDVCRHSIHAPAVGLQ, encoded by the coding sequence ATGAAGAGTTCAGAAGTTGCCCGTCCGCGTATCGGTGTTCCGATCCGTCTCAGCAGTTCGGACACCCCCGATGCCCGGGTGGGCGAAGCCAATCAACTTTTCACCTATATCGTGGACCTGTTGCGCGAGGCCGGTGCGCAGCCGGTGCTGCTGACGCCGGTTTCGGCAGACAGCGCCGGCCGCTTGGCTGCCGAAATGCAGATGCTCGACGGCGTGCTGCTGCCGGGAGGCGGCGACATCGATCCCCGCTTGTACGGCCAGGATCCCGAAGATTCGCTGTACGACGTGAACCGTGAGCAGGACCATTTGGACGTGGATGTTGCCCGGGCAACCATCGACGCCGGTCTGCCACTGCTGGGTGTCTGCCGCGGCCACCAGTTGTTGAACGTGTTGTACGGCGGAACGCTGATTCAGGACATGGTCCCTACCTCGGTAACGCACAGTGGCCTGGATCCACACGATCCCGCGGCCAGTGAGTGGGCTTGGCATGACGTTCGCCTCACGGCCGGTTCCAAGGCGGCGGCACTCTATGGAGCTCCCGGGGGGACCACCATCAAGATTGCCTCCGGGCACCACCAGGCTGTGGACAGGGTGGGCGAGGGCCTGGTGGTCACGGCCATCGCCGACGACGGCACGGTGGAGGCCTTGGAGGATCCCACCCGGTGGGTAGCCTCCGTGCAGTGGCATCCCGAGGCGTCCCTCATTCCCGATGCGGAGCGGTTGCTGCCCTTCAAGAAGTTCGTGGACGTTTGCCGGCACTCTATTCACGCTCCCGCAGTTGGGCTACAGTAA
- a CDS encoding LOG family protein encodes MNRIGALNPSPRTLDIESVVQFHHLVTAGAGSMNGWHAQSLDLRGHARELKSLEAQGAIFLGCTFDDGVEENLRRRGALIFPKLHGVPFDPYRNSLYTAEELYQDISSTEYESTLDARVYQWSILPGRRGSLDATLAAALHDHAIGDALDELLDHGALSGTQVVGVMGGHAAQRGTSDFADAARLGRLLAQSGFAVATGGGPGAMEAANLGAYLSGTSDADAAAALETLAGVPGFRPSVTAWARQAAAVVERHPEGTPTLGIPTWFYGHEPPNLFATHVAKYFANAVREAILLELCTGGIVFLPGAAGTVQEIFQDACENYYGAPETISPMVLVGREHWERTLPAWPMLQSLAAGKPMEEKIFLVDTVEEALAVVAGQA; translated from the coding sequence ATGAATCGCATCGGAGCCCTGAACCCGAGCCCGCGGACACTCGACATAGAAAGCGTGGTCCAGTTCCACCATCTGGTGACCGCAGGAGCCGGGTCCATGAATGGCTGGCACGCGCAGTCGCTGGACCTGCGTGGCCATGCACGGGAGCTTAAGTCCCTGGAGGCCCAAGGCGCGATCTTCCTGGGATGCACCTTCGACGACGGCGTGGAAGAGAATCTGCGACGCCGTGGAGCGCTGATCTTTCCCAAGCTTCACGGCGTACCGTTCGACCCCTACCGGAACAGCCTGTACACGGCAGAGGAGCTCTACCAGGACATCTCCTCCACTGAGTACGAGTCAACCCTCGACGCCCGGGTCTACCAGTGGAGCATCCTCCCCGGGCGGAGGGGAAGCCTGGACGCCACCCTGGCCGCGGCCCTGCACGACCACGCAATCGGCGATGCCCTGGACGAACTCCTGGACCACGGAGCACTTTCCGGGACCCAGGTAGTGGGTGTCATGGGTGGACACGCCGCCCAGCGCGGCACCAGCGACTTCGCCGACGCCGCACGGCTGGGCCGGCTGCTCGCCCAATCAGGATTTGCTGTCGCCACAGGCGGGGGACCCGGGGCCATGGAGGCAGCCAACCTGGGTGCCTACTTGAGCGGAACGTCCGACGCCGATGCTGCGGCCGCGCTGGAAACCCTCGCCGGAGTGCCGGGGTTCAGACCCTCGGTGACGGCTTGGGCGCGGCAAGCAGCCGCCGTCGTCGAACGTCATCCAGAAGGCACGCCGACCCTGGGGATTCCCACCTGGTTCTACGGCCACGAGCCTCCCAATTTATTCGCCACGCACGTTGCCAAATACTTTGCCAATGCCGTCAGGGAAGCCATCCTGTTGGAGCTGTGCACCGGCGGGATCGTCTTCCTTCCGGGCGCCGCAGGAACGGTGCAGGAGATCTTCCAGGACGCCTGCGAGAACTACTACGGAGCACCCGAAACCATCAGTCCCATGGTGCTGGTGGGACGTGAACACTGGGAACGGACACTCCCGGCCTGGCCCATGCTGCAGAGCCTCGCCGCGGGAAAACCCATGGAGGAGAAGATCTTCCTGGTGGACACCGTGGAAGAGGCGCTCGCAGTGGTGGCCGGCCAGGCATGA
- a CDS encoding matrixin family metalloprotease, with translation MSGLMLATTADGGAPPPVAASTSGGSMEPNGSPQWQDPDPLRPRDPPYGPYRPEATLPPGPARTVKHSSIAAILFFLGILGLVCAGAYFSGDLQRFLYGSSATQSQAPRPGLVPFGQRQEPVPGLEEADAPLGTPAPVNRSSTSYKFLAVKEDGTPLAYSPCRPIHYVVNADLGDPSWQPLVDEAIRQASVATGLKFVYDGPSSEVPSTNRQGYQPARYGDRWAPVLIAWSTPEQVPRLTGQTVGLGGSSSIGLSDGYKAYVTGTVSLDAPQFAGIVDTSEGKEIGVAVIMHELGHLLGLDHVDDPRQLMFDQASWVRQYAAGDRTGLAQLGSGPCSKDF, from the coding sequence GTGTCCGGACTTATGCTGGCGACTACGGCCGACGGCGGCGCCCCACCTCCCGTCGCGGCCTCCACGTCAGGGGGTTCCATGGAACCTAACGGGTCGCCCCAGTGGCAGGACCCCGATCCCCTTCGCCCCCGTGATCCTCCGTATGGCCCCTACCGGCCCGAGGCAACGCTGCCACCGGGACCAGCACGGACGGTCAAGCACAGCAGCATCGCTGCCATACTGTTCTTCCTGGGCATCCTCGGCCTGGTGTGTGCGGGGGCGTATTTCAGCGGCGACCTGCAGCGGTTCCTGTACGGTTCCTCCGCCACCCAAAGCCAGGCACCCCGGCCCGGGTTGGTCCCGTTCGGGCAGCGCCAGGAACCTGTGCCCGGCCTGGAAGAAGCCGATGCGCCACTGGGAACTCCGGCACCCGTGAACCGGAGCAGTACCTCGTACAAGTTCCTCGCCGTGAAGGAGGACGGCACTCCCCTGGCCTACTCCCCGTGCAGGCCCATCCACTACGTGGTGAACGCCGATCTCGGGGATCCGTCCTGGCAGCCACTGGTGGACGAGGCCATTCGCCAAGCCAGCGTGGCCACTGGATTGAAGTTCGTCTACGACGGCCCCAGTTCCGAGGTCCCATCCACCAACAGGCAGGGATACCAGCCTGCCAGATACGGTGACCGTTGGGCGCCCGTCCTGATCGCGTGGAGCACTCCGGAGCAGGTACCGCGATTGACCGGCCAAACCGTGGGCTTGGGAGGGAGCTCCTCGATTGGCCTGAGCGACGGCTACAAGGCCTACGTCACCGGTACCGTGTCATTGGACGCCCCGCAGTTCGCCGGCATCGTGGACACCTCCGAGGGCAAGGAGATCGGCGTAGCGGTGATCATGCATGAGCTGGGACACCTGCTGGGCCTTGATCACGTAGACGATCCCCGGCAACTGATGTTTGACCAGGCTTCCTGGGTCCGCCAATACGCTGCCGGCGACAGGACCGGCCTGGCCCAACTCGGCTCCGGTCCCTGCAGCAAGGACTTCTAG
- a CDS encoding matrixin family metalloprotease, producing MDSERETRAPKHRRAGTAWRILRGVLMAGIAAVVAVLVSGFLHGDPRITALFPGVSVPGAAHDGQPGQKQSAPARAADAPPPGFEEADAPLASPKAPETINDSYKFLATNDDGTPVGYSPCRPLHYVVNDASAPEGSNALLETAIAKVSAASGILFVNDGTTDELPADRREPYQPAKYGDRWAPLLISWTTPEAAPALADKVIGTGGSTMYSLNNGPKSYITGSLELDTPQVAELLADPEGADYVLAVMQHELGHVMGLDHVDDPVQLMYPEIGAPDGLAAGDLTGLHLLASAPCREDI from the coding sequence GTGGACTCGGAGCGGGAAACGCGTGCGCCCAAGCACCGGCGTGCCGGCACGGCCTGGCGTATTCTCCGTGGCGTGCTCATGGCCGGAATTGCCGCTGTTGTGGCAGTGTTGGTCAGCGGATTCCTGCATGGAGATCCGCGGATCACTGCCCTTTTCCCGGGTGTGAGCGTTCCGGGTGCCGCGCACGACGGGCAACCCGGGCAGAAGCAATCGGCGCCCGCACGTGCAGCAGACGCCCCGCCGCCCGGATTTGAGGAGGCGGACGCCCCGCTGGCCTCGCCGAAGGCGCCGGAGACCATCAACGATTCGTATAAGTTTCTGGCTACCAACGACGACGGCACTCCGGTGGGGTACTCGCCGTGCCGGCCGCTGCACTACGTGGTGAACGATGCGTCCGCGCCGGAGGGTTCCAATGCGCTGCTGGAGACAGCAATCGCGAAGGTCTCCGCCGCTTCAGGAATCCTGTTCGTCAACGACGGCACCACCGACGAGTTGCCGGCAGACCGGCGGGAGCCATACCAGCCGGCCAAGTACGGCGACCGTTGGGCTCCCCTGCTGATTTCGTGGACCACGCCGGAGGCCGCACCGGCGTTGGCGGACAAAGTCATTGGTACGGGCGGCAGCACCATGTACTCACTCAACAACGGACCCAAAAGCTACATCACCGGCAGCCTCGAGCTGGACACCCCGCAGGTCGCCGAACTCCTCGCTGATCCCGAAGGCGCCGACTACGTCCTGGCGGTCATGCAGCACGAGTTGGGGCACGTCATGGGATTGGACCACGTTGATGATCCTGTCCAGCTGATGTACCCGGAAATTGGCGCCCCTGACGGCCTTGCGGCGGGCGACCTGACCGGACTGCACCTCCTTGCCTCGGCCCCCTGCCGCGAGGACATCTAA
- a CDS encoding VIT1/CCC1 transporter family protein produces MQQHQESPGSSSPAPDPTPESAAPENDGTQPAPPPHADIRRWRQYLADERAEAAVYRELAQRRDGEERQILLALAEAEGRHEAHWLKLLGEHAGMPKAASTRSQFLGFLARNFGSVFVLALAQRAEGRSPYGSEPAATPAMVADEQIHEEVVRGLATRGRNRLSGTFRAAVFGANDGLVSNLSLVMGMAATGVPSPVVLMSGVAGLLAGALSMGAGEYVSVRSQRELLNATLPTQATLTAAPSLDIEHNELVLVYLARGMTREAAEHRAAERMGLFSCDCDPSLSLQPEKPATDEHESVGSAWGAAMSSFCFFASGAIVPILPFIFGMTGFAALMVAGVLVGIALLATGAVVGLLSGTSPLSRGLRQLAIGLGAAAATYGLGLVFGATIV; encoded by the coding sequence GTGCAACAGCACCAGGAATCCCCCGGTTCGTCGAGCCCGGCTCCGGACCCCACCCCGGAATCGGCAGCCCCCGAAAACGACGGAACGCAACCCGCGCCACCCCCGCACGCCGACATCCGCCGGTGGCGGCAGTACCTCGCCGATGAGCGCGCCGAGGCCGCCGTCTACCGCGAACTCGCCCAACGGCGCGACGGCGAAGAACGCCAAATCCTGCTTGCCCTGGCCGAAGCCGAAGGCCGACACGAGGCCCACTGGCTCAAGCTCCTGGGTGAGCACGCCGGAATGCCCAAGGCCGCGTCAACCCGCAGCCAGTTCCTGGGCTTCCTGGCCCGCAACTTCGGGTCCGTCTTTGTGCTGGCCCTGGCCCAACGCGCAGAAGGCCGCTCCCCCTACGGCTCCGAACCCGCGGCAACACCCGCCATGGTGGCTGACGAACAGATCCACGAAGAAGTGGTCAGGGGACTGGCTACCCGTGGTCGAAACCGGCTCTCCGGTACTTTCCGTGCCGCGGTCTTCGGCGCCAACGACGGTTTGGTGAGCAACCTTTCGCTGGTCATGGGCATGGCCGCCACCGGCGTACCCAGTCCGGTGGTGCTGATGAGCGGTGTGGCAGGTCTTTTGGCGGGTGCCTTGTCCATGGGTGCCGGCGAGTACGTGTCGGTCCGCTCCCAGCGGGAACTGCTCAACGCGACACTGCCCACCCAAGCCACCCTCACGGCAGCACCGTCGTTGGACATCGAGCACAACGAATTGGTGCTGGTGTACCTCGCCCGTGGCATGACGCGCGAGGCCGCTGAGCACCGCGCCGCGGAGCGCATGGGCCTGTTCAGCTGCGACTGCGATCCCAGCCTCTCCTTGCAGCCTGAGAAACCTGCCACCGACGAGCATGAATCCGTCGGCTCGGCGTGGGGCGCAGCGATGTCCAGCTTCTGCTTCTTCGCTTCGGGCGCCATCGTTCCCATCCTGCCCTTCATTTTCGGCATGACGGGCTTTGCCGCCTTGATGGTGGCCGGTGTGCTGGTGGGCATCGCGCTCCTGGCGACCGGCGCCGTCGTGGGCTTGCTGTCCGGAACGTCGCCGCTGAGCCGCGGGCTGCGCCAGCTCGCGATCGGCCTGGGAGCAGCTGCCGCCACCTACGGGCTGGGCCTGGTATTCGGGGCAACCATCGTCTAG